Below is a window of Bacteroidota bacterium DNA.
ATAATTCCAGGGAATTCTTCATGTTGTATTTTTCATACTTCATTCTTCATCTAGCCTCTCATATACCGAATTCACGCTTTTATACTCTGGCAGTATCTCTTTCATTTCCCTGACGATGGCATCATTATCTTGCGTATCCAGCAGAGCAATTAGATGATCGATTTTTCCGACAGTAATATCCGGTTCGTAGGGTCTTTCTCTTGCTATCATTATTTGCGGGTGATGCGTGGGTAAAATGTTTTCCTTGTCACTGAGCAGCTCTTCAAAAAGCTTTTCACCCGGTCTAAGACGTGAGTAAACGATCTGAATATCCTTTCCCAATGTAAGCCCCGATAGCTTGATCATTTTCATGGCCAGATCTACGATTTTGACCGATTTACCCATGTCAAACACATAAATCTCACCACCTGAGCCCATAGTGCCGGCTTCAAGAACAAGCTGGCAGGCTTCGGGTATGGTCATGAAAAAACGCGAGATATCAGGGTGAGTGATAGTTATTGGGCCACCTTTCTCTATTTGCCTGCGGAAAAGAGGTATCACAGACCCATTCGATCCCAGCACATTACCAAAGCGCGTGGTGATGAACTTTGTCGAATTCCTCTGATTCAGTGCCTGTGCATAAATCTCGGAAAGGCGTTTTGAAGCACCCATGACACTGGAAGGATTGACGGCTTTATCGGTAGATATCATGATAAATTTCTTTACACCATACTTTACCGCTAGGTCAGCCACTATCCTGGTGCCGGTAACATTTGTCCGCAATGCCTCTATGGGATTATTCTCCATCATGGGCACATGCTTATATGCAGCCGCATGATAGATGATATCAGGCTTGGTGCTCCGGATGATAGCTTCCATGCGCATTTCATTGCATATATCGGCAATAATGACCTCAAAGCTTGTAATATGGGAGGCTTCTGTACATTCCAGCTCCAACTCGTAAAGGGCTGTTTCAGCCTGGTCAATCAGGATCAGTTTCAGTGGCATGTAACCGGCCAGTTGACGCACCAGCTCACTCCCGATAGAACCCGCAGCTCCTGTGATGAGAATGGTTTTCCCTGCTATTTCCTTGCTGAGCTTCCTCTCGTCAAGTTTTATCACATCCCGCTCCAGCAGATCTTCGATGTTAATCCCCTTTATCTGGTTAAAACTCAGCTCTCCATTGATCCACTTGACCACCGGGGGGACATTAAATAACCTTAAGTCAAAGGGCAGGCACATCTCGATGATCTCCTTTTTACGCTGGGGACTGAGCTTCTGAACTGCAAGAATGACCTGGGTCACGGCATGGGCTTTTATAAGATCGGCTAATTTATCAGTACCATAAATGGTGACACCCTCCAGCTTGGCACCATGTTTTTTGATGTCGTCATCAATAAATGCAATCACCTTGTGTTTCGAACCTGCATCCCTGTCCAGCGCTCTTTTTGTGATGACACCTGACTCGCCGGCACCGAAAATGATCACATTCGATTTCTCTTTCGAGGGATTAATTAGCTCAAGATAGGCCATCTTTACCAGCATCCTGAAGGTCGTCATGGCAAAAATGGAAACAAAAAACTCAATGATAATGATGGAGAAAGGAATGAGATATTTATGCGTGATGAAAAAATATGTTACGATGTTGGTCAGCCCAAAGAAGATGCTGCAAAGCAGGTTAACCATCACAATCCTTATTGCATCTTCAGTGCTGGTATACCTGATGATGCCTGCATAAGTTCGGGCAATGATAAAACTCAAACTTTTTACGATAAAAAAATAGGCGAGCACATAAGGCAGCGTGATTCTGTCAGAATATGGTATGTCAAAGTTGAACCGCAGCAGGTAGGCAAGTATGACGGCTGAGAGAACGATAAAAATATCGATCAGGAAAATGGCCCATCTGGGTATGTTGGTAGTTGGAAGGAACATCGCTCCGGGAGTTTGATCAGAACAAAAGTAGTATTAATCCTTTATACTGTGTTGAGATTTTTATGGTTGCAAGTTTCAAGTTTCAGGTTGCAGGTTACAGGTTGCAGGTTGCAGGTTGCAGGTTACAGGTTACAGGTTACAGGTTGCAGGTTGCAGGTTACAAGTTTCAGGTTGCGAGTTACAGGTCGGGCGACCCGGCTGTCTCAAAAGTGTTAAAATTGACATTTTAACTCTGTGTTACTTTGTGTCTTCTTTGTGAATCTTTGTGTTACAATTAATTCCGACTTCATCGGGATTTCGCTCGCCTTCGCCTCGCTCAACCTGCAACATGCAACTTGTAACCTGCAACTTACTGGCTCTTCCCGAAAAAATCCCGCATTTGTGATTAAATTAACAATAATTTATAAATTTGTCGGCTAGAAACACACAAAAACAATCCTTATCATCATGAAATACACTGCCTTTACAAAATTCCACGAAGAGCTTGGCGGACGGATGGTTGAGTTCGCTGGATATTACATGCCGGTTCAATTCGAAGGTGTCAATGCCGAACACGAAACAGTCCGGAAAAGCCTTGGTGTTTTCGATGTTTCCCACATGGGAGAGGTGTGGATTAAAGGACCTAAAGCTCTTGACTTTATTCAGCATATAACCGCCAATGATGCTGCCAGACTTTATGACGGGAAAGTCCAGTATTCCTGTTTCCCCAATGGTAAGGGCGGCATCGTCGATGACCTTCTTGTTTACCGCATCAACAGCGAAACATATCTTCTGGTCATTAATGCCGCCAATATCGATAAGGATTGGAGCTGGATTGTCAGGCAGGGTGAACGCTTTGGCCTTAAACCCGCCAGGGAGCTTGTCAATGCTTCCGACGACACAGCCCAGCTCGCCGTTCAGGGCCCTCTGGCGTTGAAAGCTATGCAGAAGCTGACACGGGAATCCGTGACCGACATGGAATATTATACATTTAAAATTATCGAATTTGCTGGAGTAAAGAATGTCCTGTTTTCAATCACAGGATACACAGGTTCAGGTGGTTGTGAGATATATATGAAAAATTCCGATGGCCCGAAAATATGGAAAGCGGTGTTTGAAGCCGGCAAGGAATTCGGGATAAAACCTATCGGGCTTGGCGCACGCGACACCCTGCGCCTCGAGATGGGCTTCTGCCTCTACGGCAACGACATCAATGATACCACATCACCTTTGGAAGCCGGGCTCGGATGGATCACGAAATTTACCGGCACAAAGGATTTTATCGATAAAGCCTACCTTCTCAAACAGAAAAGTGAAGGCCTGACACGCAGGCTGATGGGCTTTGAGATGGTCGACAAAGGCATTCCGCGGCAGCATTATGAAATCACCAACAGGGAAGGGGAGAAGATAGGGGAGGTGACATCCGGTACCATGGCACCATCGCTGAAGATCCCTGTTGGCATGGGCTATGTTAAAGCCGGCTATTGGGCGCTGGACACCGAAATATACATTAACATCCGTGGCAAAGCCCTGAAGGCGAAGGTTGTGAAGATACCATTCTATAAAACAAATATTCCCTAATTGGGTTCCGGAGTTTGCGCCTTTCTCTTCCCTGTTTCTATTCCTCTTAAGAGTGAGTCATTTTGACGTGCTGAACAAACGTATGCGTTCGGTGAATTATCCCTTTTGTTAAAAAATAAGCCTGACGATGATGCTATTATATCTAAAAATGATATATCTTTACGTGGCTTGAATGATATTTAATTCTGAAAATCACCTGGGCATTTAAAACCATTTTAATGATCATTAACTCAATAAAACAACAATCTCTATAACACGCTACTCAGTCTCTCCTGTCCACATCCCTAATAGTTTGAAAACAGGACTTTATGAGTAGGTGCTACAAGACAATTGTAGGCAAGGCTAAACACACACTAATGACTGTAAACATTTTATGAAAGAAAAAAGTAAAAACTCTGAATTTGTAGAAGTGTTAAAAGATTTCATTTATGAAATTGATTCTCTTAATGACACTTTACCAATGGTAATAGCTATGATTACCGTTAAAAATGAGCAAATTGAAAAAGATTTCCACAATTTTATTGAAAAAAAAAGGATAAAAAAGGAAACAGGTACAATACAAGATTCAACCCAAAAATCTGATGAAGAGGAAGACATAATTTCACTTACCCTTCGAGATAATATAATCTTTGAGGAACTTGAAAAAAATTTAGTTGTTTCAAGATTAGCTTATAAGGTAATTCCTAGAAGCCTCTTCGTTTGTTTGATAAGTCAATTTGATGCTTCTTTTAATAAACTAATTAAAAAAATATTTGAATTATATCCTGAAAAACTTAGTTCATCTGAAAAAGCTTTAACATATTCTCAAATAATTGATTTTAAAACACTTGATCAAGTAAAAGAATATGTTGTAGAGAAAGAAATAGAATCGGTCCTACGGGAGAATCATTCATATCATTTCGAATGGCTTGAAAAAAAGCTTGGAATGCCCTTAAGGAAAGATCTTACAGTTTGGCCATCATTTATAGAATTAACAGAACGGAGGAATTTATTTGTCCACAATGATGGTTTGGTTTCAAATCAATACATTACAACATGTCGAAAGCATAGTATTAAACTTGACAAAAATATAAAAGTTGGTCAAACTCTACCTCTATCGCCGGATTACTTTCAAAGTGCATATGAATGTCTCTATGAATTAGCAGTCAAATTAACCCATGTTATTTGGAGGAAACTACTCCCCGATGAACTTGAAAATGCAGATGAAGCATTAAATGATATCTGTTATGATCTTATCCAAGAAGAAAACTATAAGCTTGCTGATATTTTACTTTTTTTTGCTACAGATATCCTTCAAAAACATTACAATGAACAAACTTTAAATGTATTTATCATTAATAAAGCACTGTCAAAATACCTTGCAAATAATAAAAAGGAATCAACTGAAATTCTCGATAAAAAAGATTGGAGTGCAAGCAACAACACATTTAAATTAGCCGTGAATGTATTAAAAGAGGATTACAATCAAGCATTTGAATTAATGGAATTAATTGGGGATTCTGATATACCAAGACATGCTTATCAAATATGGCCTTTATTTAAAAAAATTCGAGAGAAACCTGATTTTGCTAAAATGTACAAAAAGATTTTTAAAGAAAACTACAAAATTATAGAACGACCCTCACGATTGACAATAGAACTAATAGAAAAGAAAAAAAATAAAAGCCTAGCCAACAATAAATAAAGCTTCGTGTGGCGTCAGCCCAATCCCGACATAAGTCGGGACAGGCTATGAAGCCGCGTCAGACTGTCTAAAACCCTCTGCTTTTCAACATCAATTTTGTTTATAATTTATTACGTTTTTTCCCTGTATTTACTGGCGTTTCAACTATTTTTCATGTATGGATTATCCCGATTCGGAAGATTCTCATCGGGATGACTGAATGTAAACCGGTTTTGCTTCTCTACGTTCGCTCAACAGGCAACATTCAGTACACATACAAAGAAAACCCCGCTCACAGATTGTTCTCATCGAATCTTCCCTGGAAGAGAAAATAGAACTGGATAACCCGGTAAGGATTATCGATGCATTTGCCGACAGCTGTAAACTTGAAGAGTTTGGCTTTACCCATGCAAAGCATGCCCCGGAAGGAAGGCCACCCTATTATCCCGGTGACCTTCTGAAACTCTATATTTACGGATATCTGAACAGAATCCGCTCTTCAAGATTGCTGGAGAAAGAATGCAAACGCAACCTGGAACTCATGTGGCTTCTCAAGGAACTTACTCCTGATCACAACACCATCGCTAATTTCAGAAGAGACAACCCCAAAGCCATCAAATTGGTTTTTCGTAAGATGGTCACCCTGTGCAAACGCCTTGACCTGAGAAGACTTATGTCCATCCTTGGCTTGAATGGCCTGAAACAGGCTGTTCAAAGCATTTTATCGTTATTAGTTAAGCGTATTCCTGCCATAAAACTTTTTAAAAACCCAATAAGATACGTTGTGAGCTACTTTTCCCCAAAAACTACGTCATATCATTTTTCTCTGAATATTTGTACCTTTATTCCTTAATCTCAAAACGATGGGGAAGTTATTAGACGGACTGACGTTAAGCGCCTTTGGATAATAAAATGATAATACGTCTAAACAGATAAATCACACGCAGGCGGCCACTGGTCATAGCCGGAGCCGTTGGCATTTAAAGCAAAACCTATGATAACCTAAATCAGTAAATCATTAAAACCACTTTGGAAATATTTTCACCAATTTAATTGAATATCGTAACAATAAAAAAAGAAAAAAATGAAAAAAGAATTTCAATGAAGTGCTCCTTCAGGTGCTGTTTACGGCCTGGGGCTTATCG
It encodes the following:
- a CDS encoding nucleoside-diphosphate sugar epimerase/dehydratase — translated: MFLPTTNIPRWAIFLIDIFIVLSAVILAYLLRFNFDIPYSDRITLPYVLAYFFIVKSLSFIIARTYAGIIRYTSTEDAIRIVMVNLLCSIFFGLTNIVTYFFITHKYLIPFSIIIIEFFVSIFAMTTFRMLVKMAYLELINPSKEKSNVIIFGAGESGVITKRALDRDAGSKHKVIAFIDDDIKKHGAKLEGVTIYGTDKLADLIKAHAVTQVILAVQKLSPQRKKEIIEMCLPFDLRLFNVPPVVKWINGELSFNQIKGINIEDLLERDVIKLDERKLSKEIAGKTILITGAAGSIGSELVRQLAGYMPLKLILIDQAETALYELELECTEASHITSFEVIIADICNEMRMEAIIRSTKPDIIYHAAAYKHVPMMENNPIEALRTNVTGTRIVADLAVKYGVKKFIMISTDKAVNPSSVMGASKRLSEIYAQALNQRNSTKFITTRFGNVLGSNGSVIPLFRRQIEKGGPITITHPDISRFFMTIPEACQLVLEAGTMGSGGEIYVFDMGKSVKIVDLAMKMIKLSGLTLGKDIQIVYSRLRPGEKLFEELLSDKENILPTHHPQIMIARERPYEPDITVGKIDHLIALLDTQDNDAIVREMKEILPEYKSVNSVYERLDEE
- the gcvT gene encoding glycine cleavage system aminomethyltransferase GcvT, with amino-acid sequence MKYTAFTKFHEELGGRMVEFAGYYMPVQFEGVNAEHETVRKSLGVFDVSHMGEVWIKGPKALDFIQHITANDAARLYDGKVQYSCFPNGKGGIVDDLLVYRINSETYLLVINAANIDKDWSWIVRQGERFGLKPARELVNASDDTAQLAVQGPLALKAMQKLTRESVTDMEYYTFKIIEFAGVKNVLFSITGYTGSGGCEIYMKNSDGPKIWKAVFEAGKEFGIKPIGLGARDTLRLEMGFCLYGNDINDTTSPLEAGLGWITKFTGTKDFIDKAYLLKQKSEGLTRRLMGFEMVDKGIPRQHYEITNREGEKIGEVTSGTMAPSLKIPVGMGYVKAGYWALDTEIYINIRGKALKAKVVKIPFYKTNIP
- a CDS encoding transposase; its protein translation is MDAFADSCKLEEFGFTHAKHAPEGRPPYYPGDLLKLYIYGYLNRIRSSRLLEKECKRNLELMWLLKELTPDHNTIANFRRDNPKAIKLVFRKMVTLCKRLDLRRLMSILGLNGLKQAVQSILSLLVKRIPAIKLFKNPIRYVVSYFSPKTTSYHFSLNICTFIP